ctgctgctgcagacagagcTGCTGCAAATCAGGCTTCATGGCTGGATGTTTTCCGGTAACGGGCTGGTGTACAGATGTTATATTGCTCTCACTGgaatttaaaacatacaaagtAAAAATTGTTCCCACGAATTCGAACTAAATCGGTCAAAtcagaaaacaatgaattcaGCCAGTGTGTCAGTGACTTCGTGTGAAGTGGCAGTAAACAACATGTGTTTTCCACACATGCACCAAACCTTGAGTATCAAACAACAATGGCACATTATGTTCAAATAGTATTTagcaataataaaacataataaacagCATACGAGCCCTTAAAAAACTGTGACCTATGTTCATGTATTTACTAAACATCAGTTCTTATTGCAactttgtgtctgttgtgtgcAATAGAAGCAGTTTCATGTTCACACAGCCCTAATGTCAATCTACTGGTTAGTTTAAGgttttgaacatttttcatttgtaaacatcCTTGTTCTACATTGCATGTACTACAAATTAAACACGAATTTAACATTGGATTTGCTGCTGAATCTTGTTACGGACAATATTTGTTACAAACCAAGAGCCTACATGACATGATGCACTAAGATAAGCCTGAAAATGCAGCAGTTTGTGATGAAAAGTAAATAGCGCGTCAAAAATGCCAGAACTGAAAGTAAAAGGGGTTGAGATGTTGGTTACTGGGTGATGTGGACAGCAGATCTATCGGCAGGGAAAAACTTCAACACTCTCTTCATACATCTACTggagaaaatataataaaagcaATGAAAGCGTTGTTATACAATCAAAATCATTTTAGGAAGTATGTGTCCATTTGTCCTATAGGCATGCGCAGAGGATACAGTCACTGTGGATAATTCTGGCACAACTGGcttcatttattattacatttatgttATTATATTGTTTCCTTGATTTTAGGAATAATTTTGCTTTTGAAGAAACTACTCCTAAACCAgaagtagtttttaaaaaaaaatcatagcaATATTGGCACCAAGTCACAGATGTTGccaaaaaatgtataaaattgaGTGTGAAGGAAAAGCAGTGATTTGAGGGATGTTTTAGTCTAAACAGCATATTACATGTTTATTCGTTAACTCAGACTGTTGGGAGATACGTTGACAAATAACATAAACACggaaatacatttttcacatcaaaGTAGCACAGCAAATGTTAGGATGGAATAATCCTGACGCATAGTTTGGTTTCGTTTTGACGCAACACTTTTTGCAAAGTCAGTTAGTAAAAACTTCCAGTTTTTAATTCAGCCATTTACAAAAAAAGGCAACCGTCTACAGGTCCCTCCATATTTCAAaggacaaacacagaaaaagtgttAAAATCTGCACAGTCAAGTAATTGGATTTTATGCCCCCGTCCCGCTCGCTCGCGCCTTTCTCTCCATGGTGCTCTAAAACTCTCCAAACGCTTCAGATGTCTTGTGAGCTTTTCTTTCTCAATCTCCGCAGCTTTTTATTCTTCGCCATCGCTCACAGGATCAAATATATCCAAGCACGGTGAAAGTTTCGAGATTAAAACGTTCTCAATGAAAAAAAGAATCGGAGCAAACTGTTTTGGCGCATGGGATCAGTCTGAATCTGTGAGAAGGGGCGCACACAATAAACCTGTTGTTAAACATtgctgtgaaaatatgtttgaagAAAACAGCCAATTGTTGTATGAAATGTATTCAAGTATAAAATAATGCCCTTTGTTTGAGGGGAAAAACTTGAGCAATGTGAGGGTACAAAAGTCCCCTGTGGCATTTACTAGCACCCTTTGTGCAGTTTGCGCTTTGGCGTCTCCACTTGGCGCATTACCCAGGCCGCTTTAAACGCgattgtttctttctttctaatgACATTTACCGGATCAAAACATGCTGTTAATTCGATCAGAAAGCTTCACCCTTCATAACAATGGCAGTATAATTTCTCCCAAAGTTTGTTAAGTTGACCGAAATTAGGCAAATGAATAGAGGTCTCCAGGCTACCCATCTTGCAGGTGACGGGGAATAATGCGCGTTCACACCAGCTGCATTCTTCTTtatttctccctttctttcacAGCATTATTAAAATTTAGGCCAATGAAACTATTCATTCGACTGAATAGACATTTTCTTATAGGATAATGGGATACAAATTGAGCCTCTCCAAAGAGTCTCCAGTGGTGGGTAACCCTCGTGTGCCAGAGGCTGCTGGAGACGCTGGCCTTGACGCAGACGACGCTCGTGTGCCAGGGCTAATCACACACCTGCCGAGGAgttcaacaaaataaagaatgtaaacaaaaagcTTGCCATCTCTCATAAAAGATGGACGTGTCACCAAGTCGTGTGAGAAACGCCGGGAACAAACGGGGGGACTCCGTCTCCAAAAGATCTCCCCTGAACTTGGCGGAACAGCCTATTAAAGGCTTACTTAATTACTTTAATGACACTGGACAGGCCTTAAAACTGGGACTGGGCTTGGATGAGAGTTAAGATCGCTTGCTGGGATTTGTAAACAGGCGATCGTGTGAGAAACGCGAGTTGGAAGAAAGAGGGTTTCTCTtctcatctgctttgttttctgtgcgCAAAGTGCGCCCCGCAGGATCAGGCGATCCCAACGCTCAGTTCTTATTTCCCGCCTGGGTTGTTACTATGCAAATAATATTCCGAAAGTAATCACGTGTCTTTTGAACAGCCACGTGGATTAACAAAGCAGGTTTGCCCCCCTGCTAGCCCATGGCTTTGGATTTTTACTATTTCTTTAACTGATCCTAATTGCACACATTTACCCAATGCATGGCTCTAATCCCATGGAATAATTTACACCATGAATGACAGAGTCTCTGGGATGATCCCTTTATAAGGGCCAGTTTTCCTCCCAAACCTCAGTCCGCTTCATCTTCTGCCAGAGCAACACATCTACTCAACCTTCAGCTGAATTCGTTTTAAAAGGCTTGTCAGAAATTCGTCTATGGCATCtaaaatgaaagacagaaaggtaTGCGCTCCATGTGCGCTCTGCATTTTGAGGACTGACATATTCCGGGAGcaagacacatttaaaacatttgagtTAACTTTTGGGATTTTGTACTTCAGTAGTTGCATCGAACATCGTCTCACTGCTTTTTGGAGTAACGTTTACACGAATGGAATAGAAATCTTCTGTCCACCAGCTTGTGGCACGCGTTACGGGACAACTATTGCGCACTAATCATATAAAAGAAGCAATCTGCCACTGATGCTAATTTTGACgaaaacaatgtaaataatTACGTTACAAACATTGACAACATGTTAAAGCCAGTAAACGATACGTTAAATGTGTTTAGCAGGACCGTAGATTTATACAAATTACCCGGAACGCAGATGTCTGCGGTGCGCTCTAGATTAACAGAGCGCGCGGCGCGCAAATCTCGGCAGGAGTTACTGTACAGATCGCGTCAACAAGTTTTTAGATTATTTCGTTGCTGCATAatatttagtttctgtttactTTCGTGTGTGTTGGTCGATAAAACTGTAAGCGATTCCGTGCGCTCATGTTGTGCCTCTCGCTGTTTTTACAGAAAACCCCCATCTCCCATAAAGTAATTGAGAAACGAAGACGGGACCGCATCAACCGCTGCCTAAACGAACTAGGAAAAACCGTCCCAATGGCACTGGCAAAACAGGTATTGTAACATTTGTAGTAAGTTCAAGTAGTAATTTCACAGTATTGACAATTTAGAGAAAATATCATATCGGTTATTCTAGTCACAGTCAATATTTGCAGTCAAACATTTCCATAATGTTagattttgtatgtttttggcAGAACTctggaaaattggaaaaagCTGAAATCTTGGAAATGACGGTTCAATATCTGCGAGCGCTGCACTCAGCCGATTTCCCCCGTGGGAGAGAAAAAGGTCAGTAAACCTTTCGCACAGGTCTCATACTTTACGCATCCCATCACCAGGGTTCTGCAGACAAAATCACGGTCTATCTACTGACTGCAGTCTGTCCATTCATACATCAATTTTCTATACAACcatattccttaaccagggtcacggggatctgctggagtctatcccagctctctttcgggtggaaggcaggggtacaccctggacaggtcaccagtccatcatagggccacatatagacacacaaagacaaaaaaccacacacactcacactcactcctatgggcaatttagagtcaccaatcaacctgtgtgtttttggactgtgggaggaactGCAGTATGTGTTATTAGTATATTTGTGTAATCGTTATTCGAATTTCACTTTTATCTACATTTGCTCCAAGTCCTATACGCACCCGGACTCCGACCACGGAATTGTGCGCCAAACTTGTTTAACATTTCACGCCGACAGGATTGTAACTTCTGTTCATTTTGATTAATTCTAGGTGAACTGCTGGCCGAGTTTGCAAACTACTTCCACTATGGATACCACGAGTGTATGAAGAACCTGGTGCACTACTTGACCACAGAGGACAGAGCTGAAACCAAAGACATCAAGTACGCACGGATTCTCGCCTTCTTACAGTCCAAGTCCCGCGTGGTCACCGAGCCGGTTTTCGGCTCAGTCGGCTCGATACCAGAACCGTCCGACTACCTCAGCCAGCTGCACTCCTCTCCGGAGCACCAAAGCCACAGCCCCTCTGACTCCATGTACCAGCAGAGTGCACCGGGACACTTCTCTTGGCACAGCTCGGCCCGCAGCCCGGCCATGTCGTACCCAACAGTGCCGCTCTCTGCGCACACGCAACAGCACGGAGGATACTTGTCACCGGTGCAGGGACTCGATCACCACTATTTCAACTTCATAGgtcacacacacgcaaacacgtTCAGTTTGCACAGTGCGCAACACGCCATGTAAAtaactttgctgtgtttttatttatgtatttgtgaaTGAAGAAACAGATCATGTACATGTTgtgaataaatatttcaaactaATATTTGCGTTGTTTAGTCATCACTTACTGACATTTACACTACCTTCCTACAGCAATAAAATACTTGGAAAAGATTTTCAAGTAGTCagtaaattattaaacattattgAACAGGAACACAGAAAGAGAGCTGTCAAGTATATATGAGCTTATAGGATGAAATACAAGCTTCTTTGGGAATTATGACTGAAGTGACTTTCTGATATCAAAATGGATCATTTGAGTAAGGAGAGTAAGCTCAAACTTTGCAAAATGAAACACTTTGTTATGGTGCACTACAATTTCAAACCTACTGAAAACGCCATATAGcttgtaaatatttttctgcAGTCTGTAAATGGCTCATCTGTGGGTTTATTCAGGGTCACAGCTGGTTCCAGAGGCAGACTGGAGCCACTGGACCACCTGCCTCTGACTTAAACAGACCTTCACTTAACAAAGCCATTAATTTACTTCAGACTCCCCATTCCTTAAATCTCAAATCTCTTATTGGACTCAGAACCATCCATAGTTTCAATCAAATTTCCAGACAAGGCATGATGAATATACAAAGTTTTAtaatgaaggaaaacaaaagtaGCTGTGATATGTTCTGAATAAAGAGTTGAATTCAAGGAGCTCAGAAGACTTACAGAAGAAAGTGTCACGGCAGGATAGAAGTCGCTCCTTTGAACTTTAGCCAAGTCTCACTATTTCCATATATTTAGGCAAATGAGGGTGACTACCCATCAAGGTTAAAGTGGGATGTTATGCAGGGAAGAGCAGGCCACAAAATTTGTCTTTTGTTAACATGTAAAATTCGACTTTTCTTGAGTCAGACGTGGGCGCATTGCTGGAGAGCAGCACAGTTACAATAAAGAATGAACTTGCTCCTCtacccttttaaattttttcttACTTTGTAAGGGAAAACCATATTGTGAGCAGTTAGAGGCTCTTTGCATCCTATAGAATAAAGTATTACCCTGATCAAAACAGATGTCTTTTTGGCAAGCTGGCATCCAATCAGCATTAATCTGCTCCCAGgctccttctgtctttcttaAAGTAAGTTGTATAGTGTTGAGTtgtaaaaaaagagaagggaggaggaactcccttgttatttctttttttttaaaccagtgaGATCCATTGTGTTGCATCTAAAAGGGAAACAATTTCTGTGTCTTTATGTTTCATCCTTCAGTGACTGCGAAGAAAAATAATCAACACCATGAAATCAAAGTTTCTGTCTGAGAGGGGAACAAGAAAACATCTTTTCTTCCAGTTTTCCTTTAGAAGCAAAGCTGAAATCATCTCACATATCTAACCCCTGTGTCGTTCTAGGCTCTTACTTGTAAAAAtgtagtgaaaaacaaaaagtaaggGTGTAGGTATATATATGTAGTGTAGGTATGTGTACTTACATGTGTGGACAAGACAGGATGGATGCAACAGTTATTCctggatgaatagatggatggcgAATGGATAAGCTCACATTAATCGCCTGGATGGCTGGATAAACCCACATTAACCAGCCACTGCCCAAAAAGACaagcaacaaaaaaagcaaatgaatgaAAGATGGAAAAGCAACAATatgataaaagataaaagtcTTCGAAGGAATCCTTGGATCCCTACAGGCCCAATATTGGTTTAAATCCtgaccctaaagaggaaaaaagactAACGTGCAGCCAGATGAGAAAGATTTAGTCAGAGCACATcacatgaataataataaactgagCAGGGATAAAAAAGGAGTCCAAAccatttattgtcatgtaaacTGAGCCATAGCTGTTAAGCTTCAGTTGAAAAATGTTTACCTTTCACATTAATATCACATGCTGAACTTTGACAATCcactttttgaaaaaaattattCATCACTGGAACGTCAAAGAAAAGCCCACTCGGGTCTTAAATTTTAACTGTGATGAGAATGAACTTCAGGCAAGTttataaagagaaaacaacttTCATCACCCTGCACAATGATGGGAATAAGTTCAGGACTTTTTTCTCCCTGAAAATAGTTGGAATAATGTATTAGAATGTAATggaacaaaaccaaaactaaaaacaactaCATGAAAAAAGTTGTACTATATTGAGAAGACAAATATGTATCAATTGACCAAACCATCTCATTGTACATGTTTAGGGACCACTGTTTCACACTATAAGAACCGTAACTCTAACCTGATACTTACCAGTTTGTCTGTGCTGCACTAACAGTATTTTAATACTAATACTTTTATctgcagacaaaacacactCTACCCACAGCCTGTTCAGGTGCAGCTGCACTATTTTTGCCTCAGTGCATGTTAgagatacagtgtgtgtgttacattttGGAACTTTTTTTGTATATGTAGTTTATTttcagagaaaatgtgtgtatattgtatatcTGTGTATATTGTTTAACAAATGGAACAACAAGTTAATGTGTATTATAAATAGCATATTTTCCAGAAATAAATCCATCAAGTGACATTTGGTTTAGCTTTTTATGGCTTTTCATTTTACAAGCATGGCCTAACATTTTGAGTGATGAGGCTGATATCACTCATAACTGAACTTGAAAATACAGACAACTGTtgagcttagcttagcatgcaTGCCAAAAACAGGCGTAACAACTATTCTACCACACTATTACCTGAAAATTTGGCAAATATctatttcagtttttgcatGATTAAATAAGAAAGATGTAACAtattaattagtgagctttagaggtgctggtatGTGGATTTTTGTTACATTTGGACTTTTGGAGTCAGGCTATCTGTTTACacatttccagtctttgtgctaagccAAACTTACAGTCTCCTCATTGTATAGCTTCATATAATGGACAAATATGAGGCTGATATTAATCTTATCTAACTTTCTACAAGAAAGCATACAATTGAACTATTGGCTGAACGGGTCAGAAGCCAGacaggttgggaaccactgctaTAGCCTAGCACCACTAAGAACCACCCTGCCCTGTAAGTGTCTTAAAGCTCCTTTCGATCTTTGCACCTGTACGCGCATTAAAGTCAGGCTTAGACGGTTTGCTAAGCCTCTGAGAGTTCAACAGCAAATCTCCTTTCCTTTACCATggtttagtgtgtttgtgttgcctctctgtgtgtaaatgtgtgtgtgtaaaggagGGTGACAGTCATGCTTTGGGAGAGAAGCCAAAGTACCAAGCTGTGAGAAATCCAAGAGTCAGTCAGTCTGGTTGGTAATCAAAATGCTCCAGTGGCATCAGATCTCCACCGGCTCACCTCAGGATGGTCGTCTGATCTGcagcatgaaaagagagaggggtggagggaggagggacgAGAACaggggggagacagagagaaagaaaaagtgagagaaacagaaacaggggGGAAAGGGATGAAGATCATTCCCACAACAGATACCACTATCTCACAGGGTTTAAAGGGCCCCCTTTCTGTACACCTCCCCCACGTCTCTCTCATCCTCCCCCTACTCCTCTCACCAATAATGCCAAAACTTGGCAGCCAACCCAGCACATAAGCAACAGTTTCCCATCAGAGAGGCAGCCATCCTACTGCCTTGGCACCAGCGATGTCTGAAGAATGACGGGCACTGTAAGAAGAAAGCAGACATGAATGGAGTCTGTTAGGGGAGAAAAAGCAACACATATCAATGCCTTTTGATTGTCTGGGAGTGATTCGGGTGAGAGCACCTCAGTGAGCGGACACAGAGTGTGAAAAGTGACAATACCTGATCTGATAGCGCACGTTTCTTTGGAGAAAGGTAGATCTTTCTGAAAATGTTtgcagaaaagaaacacagatgaTATATTTACAGACAGCCTTCATATTTTTATCATCCACACTTAAAAAATAAGGTAAAGCCAAACATATAAGCTATTAAATCTGATTACATTTACTGTAGGAGGAGTTTCCATAGTCGCCTCTGGCCCCTGCCAAGGGATGAAGGCTTCACCTTTTTGCACTTGGCACAACCCTCTATGTGCTCACCAGCAATGCCATCAGATTATGCAAATCCATGGAGATGTCCTATTCAACCCTACCTCCATTTACAGCTAAgatatttgggccaaaaatgAATAGAGTGATAAAAGAGGCAGGGTTTTAAAGCAGGGAGAGCAGGGAAGGGTCAAACACATCTCCCCTATAAACGAAAACATAATGAATACTGTACGAAATGTCCTACTGTGGACCATCATATCAGTCACGCCCTCACTTTTCTagttctttgtctttttctctcatcttgTAAAGTTTTTCTTGTGTACAACACGACCGCTGCCACAGACAGTCAAGGAAATATGAAGCCAGAGAGCAGCATGGGAACAGCTCAGCAAGCGTGCAACAGCACACTATATAAAAGGACTCagagttaaagaaagaaaaaaaagaacaaacaaaaagaaacaaaattggACCAAATGCTTTGTTATTCATGGGAAAAAAGAGCAAGCTTGTTAACTTGCACAATTAAGGAATCATTTGGCAAGAGAAAGTGTAGTTCTTTGTTTTAGGAGGACAAAAGGTTGAGAAAGTGTGTTTTAGATCGGGCTGAGAGCCTCAGAAGAGTGGGTTTGGTTATCTGCTGTGCCACAACAAGGGACACTTTTGTCACGAGCACAGACAGTGTGACATCGGAAAGTGCTCGAGATAAATCAGGTAATTTTGCATGGTAGTTAGACAAAGACAGTCATACATTCCAGTTCCTGTGAGTGTTTATAAAGGGGAGTATGTGTAAAAGAGGAGCCAAATATCACACCATGTGAGTAATTTCATAAGACGTCTCCAATGGAGTGgcataatttatgttttaaggCCTTTTTGTTAAAGACCAATTGCATTAAGTCGGACAACATCaataaattattcatatttGACAGAATATGTTAAAGAGCTCACTAATAAAGCTATTTGCACCCATTTACATTTAGAATAATTAAGAGGGGAAATGTGATTTcttaagtcttttttttcttgaaatattTTGCTTTGTCAGGATTCTGACACATACATTATTTTACTCAACTACTAGTGAAgtatacaaaacaacaaaaaaaaaatgttcatccCAAGTGGCTAATATTTATAATAGGATACAATTcaaaagagaaatataaatatCCATTAGTATACAAACCATACTGTGTAGTACAACCACTTAATACTGGACTCTTCAAATCACATCAAATgcataataaaattaaaaaaaaacactaaggGTTAATCAAAACCATATgattctttttgttgttttatttaatctaTGTTTGTACTTTAGAGAACTAACCCGTGGAAGTGGAAGCCCTACAGCAGGACTGGAATATCCATCTTGGTACTGAGTAGAGTCAGAGCTGCCCTGTGAGCTTCAATCACTGTTGTGCTGACTGGACTTCATTCAAATATGGAGGTTTCTTTAAGGAAGCCTTTAAGCTGTAACCAGTGGCAATTTATTCCTGCCAGAAACCTTTCTCAAACATAACGCTTCAGTGGTGAGTGGGGATATCAAAGCCGACAACATGAATCAGGGGAATCCAACGTGAAGCTCTTTGGGAATCTTGTGTGTGGTgtggtcagatggtcacagcCAAGGCACCTGACAAACTCGACGCCCCAGTCGACATTTTGCAGGGCCAGAAAGAAAGGGTAAATAAAACCCTGAGGTCCTAATGTGCTCCCTGTGCGCTTGGCTGGACTCATGAGGGGCAAGCATGGTATGTTTGTCCTTTTGTCCAGTGAAATGACGGCTGCTCCTCTATATTTAGCTTCGTCCAGGGGGCAGCACAGGGCCAGCAAGGGGGACCCTGGGGCTCCACAGGTCACCTTCAG
This genomic window from Mastacembelus armatus chromosome 1, fMasArm1.2, whole genome shotgun sequence contains:
- the helt gene encoding hairy and enhancer of split-related protein helt; translated protein: MASKMKDRKKTPISHKVIEKRRRDRINRCLNELGKTVPMALAKQNSGKLEKAEILEMTVQYLRALHSADFPRGREKGELLAEFANYFHYGYHECMKNLVHYLTTEDRAETKDIKYARILAFLQSKSRVVTEPVFGSVGSIPEPSDYLSQLHSSPEHQSHSPSDSMYQQSAPGHFSWHSSARSPAMSYPTVPLSAHTQQHGGYLSPVQGLDHHYFNFIGHTHANTFSLHSAQHAM